The following are encoded in a window of Falco biarmicus isolate bFalBia1 chromosome 8, bFalBia1.pri, whole genome shotgun sequence genomic DNA:
- the LSM11 gene encoding U7 snRNA-associated Sm-like protein LSm11 — MEEAEGAAGGAEQRGPRRRPGPERSPSPSRLDVSSSRFDPLLALYSARTPLPFPAAPCFNNLAEYESFQRGLLRPRGRRAAPSRRGPPASRAARRGPPAADPERIQRLRSLMVNAGPEQEAAEGGAARRRRPPRNVLTRMPLHEGSPLGELHRCVRDGVKINVHIRTFKGLRGVCTGFLVAFDKFWNMALTDVDETYRKPVMGKAFYAEPQLTLTRLFDRLKLQESSVKKGADSKTVSEELALTNDSQTLGLKIGSGRGRAEDEREKQKRLGRAGEKKMPGDSLHLATRGEADVGSRTAHAEGATAGGTHARSRSQRKRRPKVDYQQVFTRHINQIFIRGENVLLVHLAH, encoded by the exons ATGGAGGAGGCCgagggggctgcgggcggcgcGGAGCAGCggggcccccgccgccggcccgggcccgagcgctcccccagccccagccgccTGGACGTGAGCTCCAGCCGGTTCGATCCGCTGCTGGCGCTGTACTCCGCCCGCACGCCGCTGCCCTTCCCCGCCGCGCCCTGCTTCAACAACCTGGCCGAGTACGAGAGCTTCCAGCGCGGCCTGCTCCGCCCGcgcggccgccgcgccgctccctcccgccgcggcccgcccgcctcccgcgccgcccgccgcgggccgcccgccgccgacCCCGAGCGCATCCAGCGCCTCCGCAGCCTCATGGTGAACGCGGGCCCCGAGCAGGAGGCGGCCgagggcggcgcggcccggcgccggcggccgccgcggAACGTCCTCACCCGGATGCCCC TCCATGAAGGCAGCCCACTGGGGGAACTTCATCGCTGTGTCCGAGATGGTGTAAAAATCAATGTCCATATCCGCACTTTCAAAGGGCTTCGTGGAGTCTGCACAGGGTTTTTGGTTGCATTTGACAAGTTCTGGAATATG GCCCTTACAGATGTGGATGAGACATACAGGAAACCAGTAATGGGCAAAGCTTTCTATGCAGAACCTCAGCTCACCCTAACCCGG CTGTTTGACAGACTCAAACTGCAGGAGTCCTCAGTAAAGAAGGGAGCTGACTCAAAGACTGTCTCAGAGGAGCTAGCCTTGACAAATGACTCTCAGACGCTGGGATTGAAAATTGGATCGGGACGAGGGAGAGCAGAAGATGAGCGTGAGAAGCAGAAGCGCTTGGGGagagctggagaaaagaagatgCCAGGTGACAGTTTGCATCTGGCTACCAGAGGTGAAGCTGATGTGGGTAGCAGGACTGCCCACGCAGAGGGTGCCACTGCTGGTGGTACCCATGCAAGAAGCCGTTCACAGAGAAAAAGGCGGCCCAAAGTGGATTATCAGCAGGTGTTCACACGTCACataaaccagatttttattCGAGGAGAGAATGTCTTGCTTGTGCACTTAGCACATTGA